The Triticum aestivum cultivar Chinese Spring chromosome 7B, IWGSC CS RefSeq v2.1, whole genome shotgun sequence genome window below encodes:
- the LOC123162275 gene encoding disease resistance protein RGA5-like → MIKRVRKDIAFLERELRRMQILVNMLADMEGLDEVARDWKGNMRDLSYDMEECIDRFMLRLDNGEAKACFAKRTARQLKTLFTRHGIGTQIKELKARVMEESERRQRLNLDNYVPNMFVAIDPRLAAFHGVAKGLVAMDGRRDEVISLLMEKRVELKVVAIVGCGGLGKTTLAMEAYRKTGGDFQCQAHVTVSRILDLKKLLKDVLSQIDQDTFSICKRWDEDQLIRQIQHIMRNKRYLLVIDDIWKEQDWEIIRAVFPNNYDGSRIIATTRIAKVVKSCCSNSHGQLYQMQPLNDVDSGRLFFQRIFNSDNSCHPQLEEVSARILKKCAGVPLAIVTTASLLAN, encoded by the exons ATGATCAAGCGGGTGCGCAAGGACATCGCGTTCCTCGAGCGCGAGCTCCGCCGGATGCAGATCCTGGTGAACATGCTGGCGGACATGGAGGGGCTCGACGAGGTGGCCAGGGACTGGAAGGGCAACATGCGCGACCTCAGCTACGACATGGAAGAGTGCATCGACCGCTTCATGCTCCGCCTCGACAACGGCGAAGCAAAGGCCTGCTTCGCCAAGAGGACCGCGCGCCAGCTCAAGACCTTGTTCACGCGACATGGTATTGGGACCCAGATTAAGGAGCTCAAGGCCCGCGTCATGGAGGAGAGTGAACGGCGGCAGCGGCTGAATCTCGACAACTACGTCCCAAACATGTTTGTGGCGATAGATCCCCGGCTAGCTGCGTTCCACGGGGTGGCCAAGGGCTTGGTGGCCATGGATGGCCGCAGGGACGAGGTTATCTCTTTGTTGATGGAGAAGAGGGTGGAGCTGAAGGTGGTTGCCATTGTTGGATGTGGGGGGCTGGGAAAGACCACCCTTGCTATGGAGGCCTATCGCAAGACTGGAGGAGACTTCCAGTGTCAAGCTCATGTGACGGTGTCACGCATCCTTGATCTCAAGAAGCTCTTAAAGGATGTCCTGTCTCAGATCGACCAAGATACATTCAGTATATGCAAGAGATGGGACGAAGACCAACTAATTCGTCAGATCCAACACATCATGAGAAACAAGAG GTACTTACTTGTTATTGATGATATATGGAAAGAACAAGACTGGGAAATTATCAGAGCGGTGTTTCCTAACAATTATGATGGTAGCAGAATAATTGCTACTACCCGCATTGCCAAGGTTGTCAAGTCATGTTGTTCCAACTCTCATGGTCAGCTCTACCAAATGCAACCTCTGAATGATGTTGATTCTGGGAGATTGTTCTTTCAGAGAATTTTCAACTCCGACAACTCTTGCCATCCTCAACTAGAAGAGGTTTCAGCTAGGATCCTAAAAAAATGTGCTGGTGTGCCGTTGGCTATAGTTACCACTGCGAGTTTGCTAGCCAATTGA